The Kineothrix sp. MB12-C1 genome includes a window with the following:
- a CDS encoding ferritin — MLNKEIAAKITDQINYELFSAYLYLDISNYYADNNLNGFANWFKIQAQEERDHAMLFMDYMLNNGEKIQLKDIKAPNKTYSDFREPTVAAFEHELKVTERIHEIYGLAHEQKDYRTMQFLNWFVQEQNEEEKNAEENIKKYDLFGTDAKGLYLLDSELAARVYKFPPSLTL; from the coding sequence ATGCTTAACAAAGAAATTGCGGCGAAAATAACGGATCAGATCAATTATGAATTATTCTCTGCATATTTATACCTTGATATTTCCAATTACTATGCGGACAACAATCTAAATGGTTTTGCCAATTGGTTCAAGATCCAGGCTCAGGAAGAGCGCGACCATGCGATGCTGTTCATGGATTATATGTTGAATAATGGCGAGAAAATACAACTCAAAGATATAAAGGCTCCGAATAAGACCTATAGCGATTTCAGAGAGCCTACTGTTGCTGCGTTCGAACACGAATTAAAGGTGACGGAGAGAATTCATGAAATTTATGGTCTTGCACATGAACAAAAGGATTATAGAACGATGCAATTTTTGAACTGGTTTGTTCAGGAACAGAACGAAGAAGAGAAGAATGCCGAAGAAAATATTAAAAAATATGATTTGTTCGGAACGGATGCTAAGGGATTATATCTTTTAGATTCAGAGCTTGCTGCCCGTGTTTATAAATTTCCGCCGTCTCTTACATTATAA
- a CDS encoding spore germination protein, translating to METESKGTRSGGEQIKKGTISASLEENMAYLNKELGIPENFDMVYRVIQIGGRSACLYFIDGFCKDELMQKLLQHFMSLKPEDMAEDAHGMSKKNIPYVEVNLVDEWEQIIYFIMSGVFVIMIDGYDQCLLIDSRTYPARSVSEPEKDKSLRGSKDGFVETIIFNTALIRRRIRSTDLRMEVFSAGEASKTDIVLCYMASRVDKDFLNELQEKIRRIHVDALTMNQESLAECLYDKKWFNPFPKFKFTERPDTAAAQILEGDIVILVDNSPSAMITPTSIFDVIEEADDYYFPPITGSYLRLTRLIIALLTYFVTPTFLLLMNNPTWVPDSFQFISVKEVSNVPLIWQFLILELAIDGLRLAAVNTPNMLSTPLSIMAALVLGEFSVNSGWFNSEVMLYMAFVAIAGYTQPNYELSYALKFMRILNLILTQLFGIYGYIAAIIVCIVSILSNKTISGKSYAYPLVPFNLKQLGKRILRYRLPHSEKQ from the coding sequence ATGGAGACAGAGTCAAAGGGAACAAGAAGCGGAGGAGAACAAATCAAAAAAGGGACAATATCCGCTTCCCTTGAAGAGAATATGGCATACTTAAATAAAGAATTGGGAATACCGGAGAACTTTGATATGGTATACCGGGTAATACAAATAGGCGGAAGAAGCGCTTGTCTTTATTTTATTGACGGTTTTTGTAAAGATGAGCTGATGCAGAAGCTGCTGCAGCATTTCATGTCCTTAAAGCCGGAAGATATGGCTGAGGATGCCCATGGGATGTCAAAGAAGAACATACCATATGTGGAAGTGAACTTAGTGGATGAGTGGGAGCAAATCATTTATTTTATTATGTCAGGTGTCTTTGTCATTATGATAGATGGCTATGATCAATGCTTGTTGATCGACTCGAGAACTTATCCTGCAAGAAGTGTATCGGAGCCGGAAAAGGATAAATCCCTGAGAGGTTCTAAGGATGGATTTGTGGAAACTATAATTTTTAATACTGCTTTGATTCGAAGACGCATTAGAAGTACGGATCTTCGCATGGAGGTTTTTTCTGCAGGAGAGGCTTCAAAGACGGATATCGTGCTTTGTTATATGGCTTCCAGAGTGGATAAGGATTTCCTGAATGAATTACAGGAGAAAATTCGTAGAATTCATGTGGATGCATTGACTATGAATCAGGAAAGCTTGGCGGAATGTCTATATGATAAGAAGTGGTTCAATCCTTTTCCCAAGTTTAAATTTACAGAGCGGCCCGATACTGCGGCTGCACAGATTTTGGAAGGAGATATTGTTATTTTAGTGGATAATTCTCCATCAGCTATGATTACTCCAACTTCTATTTTTGATGTGATAGAAGAGGCGGATGACTATTATTTCCCTCCGATTACCGGTTCTTATCTTCGCTTAACGCGCCTTATTATTGCGCTCTTAACTTATTTTGTGACGCCCACCTTCCTTCTGCTGATGAACAATCCTACTTGGGTACCGGATAGTTTTCAATTTATTTCGGTAAAAGAGGTAAGTAACGTTCCTTTAATCTGGCAATTTCTTATATTAGAGCTTGCGATAGACGGCTTGCGTCTTGCAGCGGTCAATACGCCCAATATGTTAAGCACACCTCTTAGTATTATGGCGGCACTTGTCTTAGGAGAATTTTCAGTAAATAGCGGTTGGTTTAATAGTGAAGTAATGCTATATATGGCGTTTGTAGCAATTGCCGGCTATACGCAGCCTAACTATGAGTTGAGCTATGCGCTTAAATTTATGAGGATATTAAATCTGATCTTGACACAACTTTTTGGTATTTACGGATATATTGCAGCAATTATTGTTTGTATAGTGTCAATTTTATCGAATAAAACTATTTCAGGAAAGAGCTATGCGTATCCTCTCGTTCCATTTAATCTTAAACAATTAGGAAAAAGAATATTACGTTATCGACTTCCTCATTCTGAAAAACAATAA
- a CDS encoding CAP domain-containing protein has product MNLLPSLLVATTIIGGGSFSSNACPDTSQLQNQLQNQLNSNRTTQQTIVGSASDLESILNQLGVDASSIKDCLPETTQPEANAPDIKVPGTGTETPNINTPDCDIKVPDTNTPDSGTKVPDTNTPDSGTKNPGTNTPDSGTKAPDTNTPDSGTKNPGTSTPDNSTKNPGTNTPDSGTKNPGTNTPDSGTKAPDTNTPGNGGSNSESNANKSYVEQVLDLVNAEREKAGLSALTMKDDLNAAALIRAKETTQSFSHTRPNGTSFATVLKENNISYRTAGENIAWGQSTPEEVVTAWMNSEGHRANILNKSFTSIGVGYYVSNNTPYWSQLFTA; this is encoded by the coding sequence ATGAACCTATTACCAAGTTTACTTGTAGCCACTACCATAATCGGAGGAGGAAGCTTTTCTTCTAACGCCTGTCCTGATACTAGCCAGCTGCAAAATCAATTACAGAACCAACTGAATAGTAACCGCACCACACAGCAGACAATTGTAGGAAGCGCTTCCGATTTGGAATCTATTTTGAACCAATTGGGTGTTGACGCTAGTTCCATCAAGGACTGTCTGCCGGAAACGACTCAACCCGAAGCCAACGCTCCTGATATCAAGGTTCCCGGAACAGGCACGGAAACTCCTAATATTAATACTCCCGACTGCGACATAAAAGTTCCCGATACCAATACCCCCGATAGTGGTACTAAGGTTCCTGATACCAATACTCCTGACAGCGGTACTAAGAATCCAGGTACTAATACCCCTGACAGCGGTACTAAAGCTCCCGATACTAATACTCCTGACAGCGGTACTAAGAATCCGGGTACGAGTACTCCTGATAACAGCACTAAGAATCCGGGTACTAATACCCCTGATAGCGGCACTAAGAATCCAGGTACTAATACCCCTGACAGCGGTACTAAAGCTCCTGATACCAATACTCCGGGAAATGGAGGTTCTAACTCTGAAAGCAACGCTAATAAGAGCTATGTAGAGCAAGTGCTGGACCTTGTAAATGCTGAGCGTGAAAAAGCGGGACTTTCTGCCCTTACGATGAAGGATGATCTAAATGCTGCCGCATTGATCCGCGCGAAAGAAACGACCCAATCCTTCTCCCACACGAGACCGAACGGCACTTCCTTCGCTACTGTTCTTAAAGAGAATAATATCAGCTATCGAACTGCCGGTGAAAATATTGCATGGGGACAGTCCACACCTGAAGAAGTCGTAACCGCATGGATGAACTCCGAAGGACACCGCGCTAATATATTAAATAAGAGCTTCACTTCCATCGGTGTAGGTTATTATGTATCCAATAACACTCCTTATTGGTCACAGCTTTTCACAGCTTAA
- a CDS encoding DegV family protein, translating into MADFKIITNTTADLPLSYIEENNLGLMVFNYTIKGETYGKGHELDWKEFYELMRQGNMTMTSQVNPEECKEYFEEYLKETKELLYLCFSSGLSGTYSSACLAAEMVMEDNPGCKITVVDTKCASMGEGLLVDKAVQLKKNGKSMEETVAWVEENIPHLVHIFTVDDLNHLYRGGRVSKAAAVVGTIVGVKPVLHVDDEGHLIPISKVRGRKKSLNALVDFMEEKIGKYRDENDIIFISHGDSLEDAEFVRDEVKARFGIDNFMINHIGPTVGAHAGPGTIALFFMGETR; encoded by the coding sequence TTGGCAGATTTTAAAATTATAACAAATACTACGGCAGATTTGCCATTAAGCTATATTGAAGAAAACAATTTGGGCCTGATGGTTTTTAATTATACTATTAAGGGAGAAACTTACGGTAAGGGGCATGAACTTGATTGGAAGGAATTTTACGAGTTGATGCGTCAGGGGAACATGACAATGACTTCTCAAGTGAATCCCGAAGAGTGTAAAGAATATTTTGAGGAATATTTAAAAGAAACGAAGGAATTATTGTATTTATGCTTTTCCTCGGGACTGAGCGGGACGTATAGCAGTGCTTGTCTTGCGGCAGAAATGGTGATGGAAGATAATCCCGGCTGCAAGATTACCGTGGTGGATACGAAGTGTGCATCGATGGGTGAAGGACTTCTCGTTGACAAAGCGGTACAACTAAAGAAGAACGGAAAATCCATGGAGGAGACAGTTGCCTGGGTAGAGGAAAATATTCCTCACCTGGTACATATTTTTACAGTGGATGATTTGAATCATTTATACCGCGGTGGGCGCGTAAGCAAGGCGGCGGCAGTCGTTGGAACGATTGTAGGAGTAAAGCCGGTGCTTCATGTGGATGATGAAGGTCATCTAATTCCGATTTCCAAAGTGAGAGGACGTAAAAAGTCTCTGAATGCATTGGTAGATTTTATGGAAGAAAAGATTGGAAAATATCGGGATGAGAATGATATTATTTTTATTAGTCATGGAGATTCATTGGAGGATGCGGAGTTTGTCCGGGATGAGGTCAAGGCGAGATTTGGAATTGACAATTTCATGATTAACCATATAGGTCCGACAGTAGGTGCCCATGCAGGTCCGGGAACGATAGCACTTTTCTTTATGGGAGAAACGAGATAG